A genomic region of Lasioglossum baleicum chromosome 16, iyLasBale1, whole genome shotgun sequence contains the following coding sequences:
- the LOC143217287 gene encoding uncharacterized protein LOC143217287: MWLPLMLLALMATGSACPDLCECHPAVTAPAAVQTDSSPAAGFVVVKCRGRVPPLAELPPKTRGLLIDGAEDYEVISFFDELELADPPPDVFGLIGALNELDANDTNQLPGDNSTTGLACLGELSFTNCSLVFLNATWRGLERIRSLNLSCNSLERLDDLLAIRAINMTGLARLDLSGNAITSLSAGAFRTLTGLVRLSLRRNAIALVHEDAFQGLDRLEFFDLSDNRLAKLPDNALTSLYSLQKLDLSGNQLQVLGTRWFENLYRLRELDVSRNGLARAASGTLQPLPGLSVLKLSENPLKERDVSLLLGTGRRLETVDASRTGLARVPAALTRSVRALRLAGNKLTTIRGGDLDSYPLLRILDISENRLTDIEDDALGRLEVLEELDISGNVLIRVPRSLPSSLTSLDLRRNRIVQLKLNDLQGLYNLKSLTLNENEIGEIEVGSLGQLPLLEQLDLSNNPIKTLPANTLSGPSNLAELRMSRLTSLEQRQEEQSDMAFPVPTPERLVLLDVSESPALARQLLADDAALSACKSLQHLNLSGTNITGLRFDLPYMLPQLRVLDLSRNNWICTEDLYWVAEWLQQHKQLNKDVEPGRCAGPQEWLGSRLCELPSPPTPITTVMPTTEITDSVRLVSSPGKPNILSSNATDADLFKYRSYNVSKVDLGRVRASTLKVAANETRFYEAPTSFRNASAAKMRSQTEDIIKVDQTSAEIKNLITDVDGPSYRRTGGGRPSINGTDEDVLDNRMVEEERLKSRPTSSKTDSFVLTKLAAQKRMEEEIEQELQAGTEGEEDKYSKRLNNLTKENLVLGNNGLDGNPMEDELNGRATNSDARVSEALSAGAHPGMLVLVGAILGAAAALTVVLSRRATLRRRDRYHRHENIEVHTLTPTTELW, encoded by the coding sequence ATGTGGCTTCCGTTGATGCTGCTCGCCTTGATGGCGACCGGCTCCGCGTGCCCGGATCTGTGCGAGTGTCACCCCGCCGTGACCGCCCCCGCAGCAGTTCAGACAGACTCGTCGCCGGCTGCTGGTTTCGTGGTTGTCAAGTGTCGCGGACGTGTGCCGCCGCTCGCCGAGCTGCCCCCGAAGACGCGCGGCTTGTTGATCGACGGTGCCGAGGATTACGAGGTGATCAGCTTCTTCGACGAGCTGGAGCTGGCCGATCCGCCGCCGGACGTTTTCGGGCTGATCGGCGCGTTGAACGAGCTCGACGCGAACGACACCAACCAATTGCCCGGGGACAATTCGACGACGGGTCTCGCGTGTCTCGGTGAACTGTCTTTCACGAACTGTTCGTTGGTGTTCTTGAACGCGACGTGGCGCGGCCTCGAGCGAATCCGATCGTTGAATCTGTCATGCAACAGCTTGGAGAGGTTGGACGATCTTCTGGCGATACGCGCGATCAACATGACCGGCCTCGCGAGGCTGGACTTGTCCGGCAACGCGATCACCAGCCTGAGTGCCGGCGCATTTAGGACGCTTACGGGATTGGTGAGATTGAGTTTGAGGAGGAACGCGATCGCTCTGGTGCACGAGGACGCGTTTCAAGGGCTCGATCGGTTGGAGTTCTTCGATCTGTCGGACAACAGGCTGGCCAAGCTGCCGGACAACGCTTTAACGTCTCTCTATTCGCTGCAGAAGTTAGATCTCAGTGGAAACCAGCTGCAGGTGTTGGGCACCAGGTGGTTCGAGAATCTCTACAGACTGAGGGAGCTCGATGTCTCCAGGAACGGACTGGCTAGAGCTGCCTCGGGAACTTTGCAACCGCTTCCCGGTCTCTCGGTGTTGAAACTGTCCGAGAATCCGCTGAAGGAAAGAGACGTGTCTCTGTTGTTGGGCACCGGTAGACGATTGGAAACCGTGGACGCGTCTCGAACAGGCCTGGCTAGAGTTCCGGCCGCGTTAACGAGATCCGTGAGAGCATTGCGACTGGCCGGCAACAAATTGACCACGATCCGCGGCGGGGACCTCGACAGCTATCCCCTGTTGCGGATATTGGACATCTCTGAGAATCGATTGACAGATATAGAGGACGATGCTCTGGGACGTTTAGAGGTGCTCGAGGAATTGGATATTTCTGGGAACGTCCTTATTCGGGTACCGCGAAGTCTGCCGAGCAGCTTGACGAGCCTCGATCTGCGACGGAACAGGATCGTTCAACTGAAGCTGAACGATCTCCAAGGGCTGTACAATCTGAAATCGCTGACGCTGAACGAGAACGAGATCGGCGAGATCGAGGTGGGCTCGCTCGGTCAATTACCGTTGCTCGAACAGCTCGATCTGTCCAATAATCCCATTAAAACGCTGCCGGCTAATACCTTGAGTGGACCGAGCAATCTCGCAGAGCTCCGTATGTCGAGATTAACCTCGCTCGAGCAACGGCAAGAGGAGCAAAGTGACATGGCGTTCCCGGTACCCACGCCCGAAAGACTCGTGTTGCTCGACGTATCGGAGAGCCCGGCTCTGGCCAGGCAGCTTTTAGCAGATGACGCCGCGCTGTCCGCTTGCAAGAGCCTGCAACATCTGAACCTGTCCGGAACGAACATCACCGGGCTGCggttcgatctgccgtacatgTTGCCTCAGCTCAGGGTCCTGGATCTCAGCCGAAACAACTGGATTTGCACGGAGGACCTTTACTGGGTAGCCGAGTGGTTGCAGCAGCACAAACAGCTGAACAAAGACGTGGAGCCGGGTCGATGCGCTGGCCCGCAGGAATGGTTAGGATCGCGTCTCTGCGAGCTACCTTCGCCACCGACACCGATCACCACGGTTATGCCAACCACCGAGATCACGGACTCGGTCAGACTCGTGTCTTCCCCTGGCAAGCCAAATATTCTGTCTTCCAACGCAACCGACGCCGATCTCTTCAAGTATCGATCGTACAACGTCTCCAAGGTAGATCTCGGCAGGGTGAGAGCATCGACGCTGAAAGTCGCCGCTAACGAGACTCGTTTCTACGAGGCGCCGACGTCCTTCAGGAACGCGAGCGCTGCGAAGATGCGCAGCCAGACCGAGGATATAATCAAAGTCGATCAGACGTCGGCGGAGATTAAGAATTTAATTACAGACGTCGACGGGCCGTCGTATCGGCGGACGGGCGGAGGTAGACCGTCAATTAACGGGACGGACGAGGACGTTCTGGATAACCGGATGGTAGAAGAAGAACGGTTGAAGAGCAGACCAACCTCGAGCAAGACTGACTCGTTCGTGCTGACGAAACTGGCCGCGCAGAAACGGATGGAGGAGGAGATCGAGCAAGAGCTTCAGGCTGGAACGGAAGGAGAAGAGGACAAGTACTCGAAGAGACTGAACAATCTGACGAAGGAGAACCTGGTGCTGGGTAACAACGGTCTCGATGGGAATCCGATGGAGGATGAACTGAACGGTCGGGCGACCAATTCGGACGCCAGGGTGTCCGAAGCTCTATCCGCGGGTGCTCATCCGGGCATGCTGGTACTGGTCGGCGCGATTTTAGGCGCCGCAGCTGCGCTAACCGTGGTGTTGTCTCGCCGAGCCACTCTGCGCCGCAGGGACAGGTATCATCGGCACGAGAACATCGAGGTGCACACGCTCACCCCGACCACGGAGCTTTGGTGA